Genomic segment of Syntrophorhabdaceae bacterium:
ACCTTCGGAAAATATCCGACAGAGGAGCTTGACTCAAACCTCTACATACTGTGGGGACATAACCCTCAGGAATCAGATTTCCCATTGCTGCTTGCCATTAAGAAGAATTTGAAGAAGGGGGCAAAGGTTGTTGTTATTGATCCCAAGAGGATCTCTCTTGCCGACAGCGCGGAGATGTATATCAAAATAAGGCCCGGGACAGATGGGGCCTTAGCCCTTGCCATGATAAATGTGATCGTCAATGAGAGACTTTACGACGTTGACTTTATCGATAAGTACACATCCGGATTTGACAGGCTTGTTCCCCATATCCAGAAATATCCCCCTGAGTGGGCGGAGAAGATAACATGGGTGCCTGCTGCCGATATCCGCAGACTTGCCGGGTTATTCGCGGGGACGAAAGGTGCGGGCATCTATCAGGGGACATGTACGCAGGACCAGACAGCAAACGGGACTCAGAACAGTCGCGCCTTCTCAATCCTCCAGATCATTACCGGCAATA
This window contains:
- a CDS encoding molybdopterin-dependent oxidoreductase, with translation MTEDSKEVLTDCTLCYHSCGTVVTVEDGKAVKIKGLESHPLNRGMLCPKGRAALDNVYNPDRLKYPLKKIDGSFQRITWDQALDEIAEKLLKLREEFGPGVLGVFSGSIGVENLEMAGLTHRFEAAFGSPNFFSVESICYRMRIRTRQITFGKYPTEELDSNLYILWGHNPQESDFPLLLAIKKNLKKGAKVVVIDPKRISLADSAEMYIKIRPGTDGALALAMINVIVNERLYDVDFIDKYTSGFDRLVPHIQKYPPEWAEKITWVPAADIRRLAGLFAGTKGAGIYQGTCTQDQTANGTQNSRAFSILQIITGN